The Pseudomonas solani genome segment CGCCCAAGGGTTCGTGCCTCCTCCACCGCATGGGTTTCGCTTCGCTCTACACCATCCTACGAAAGCCCGTGCGCACCACGTGGCGATGCGCTGGACGAAGAAGTTTGGAGCAGCCGCGAACGCCCCTCCAGGAGGCCGAGCGCAGTCGTTGCGCCGGGGGACGAGCGGCATGGATGCCGCGAGAGGCGAGCCAGGCCATGGATGGCCCATCGCGCCGGCCCCCAGAGCAACGATGGAGTGAGGGAACCCGACGCAGTCGGGCCGGATGATGGGGCAAGTTTTTTGGTTCCTTTTCACCGGGCTGGCGTTCCAGCGATTGGAAAAGGGACTCGCCCGGGTGGGCGAAACCAGAAATATTACCAGAGCTCGGCAATCAGTTGGGCTCAAATCCTCTAGCAACACTTAACGCAGACAGAGCCAATTCATTCGCCCATGGCCGCAACACGGCCCCAGCAACGTAGCCCGGGCTTCAGCCCGGGAAAGATGGCACGTGCCAAGCCCCGGGCTAAAGCCCGGGCTACCTCTACGAAATCCTCCGTGCCGTTACTTCCCGTACCGCTCCCGCCCCCAGGCGAGCATCGCCAGCAGCAGTTGGCGGATGACCTTGCGGGTGGGCACGGCGAGGTCTTCGCGGAAGGCAAAGGGTTCCACTTCGTTCATGTAGGTGCGCTGGGCCAGTTCCAGCTGCACGGCGTGGATGTGCTGGTCCGGCTCACCGTAATGGCGGGTGATGTGGCCGCCCTTGAAGCGGCCGTTGAGCACGTGGCTGTAGCCCTCGGCGCGGGCGCAGACGCTTACCAGGGCGTCCGCCAGGCCGGGGTCGCAGCTGGCGCCGGCGTTGGTGCCCAGGTTGAAATCCGGCAGGTGGCCGTCGAACAGGCGCGGGATGAAGGCGCGGATCGAATGGGCGTCGAACAGCAGGGCATAGCCGAACTCGCGCTTGAGCCGCGCCAACTCCTCGGCGATGTGGCCGTGATAGGGCCCCCAGATGCCTTCCAGGTAGCCGGCACGCTCCTCGGCCGAAGGCTCCGCGCCGTCGCGGAACAGCGGCTGGCCGTCGAACATCACGTCGGGGAACAGCCCGGTGGTGGCGGTGGCGTAGAGCGGCTTGTCGTCCGCCGGGCGGTTGAGGTCGATGACGTAGCGCGAGTAGTTGGCGGCCAGCAACCCGGCACCCAGTTCGGCGGCGAAGTCGTAGAGCAGCGGGATGTGCCAGTCGGTGTCGATCAGCGAGCGTGCGCCGTCGACCAGGCCGGCCTCCACCGCCGGGGTCAGGCGGGTGCCGGGGTGCGGCATGCTGATCAGCAGCGGCACGCGGCCGGGGGTGAAGTCGAGGACGTTATCCAAGGTCGATCTCCTGTCCGTGGCGCACCACCCGCTTGGGCAGGTCGCCGCCGAGCCAATAGGCCAGTTGCGCCGGGCGCTCGATGTCCCAGGCGACGAAGTCGGCGAGCTTGCCCGCCTCCAGGCTGCCGCATCGCTCGGCCAGGCCCAGGGCGCGGGCGGCGTTGAGGGTGACGCCGGCCAGGGCCTCTTCCGGGGTCAGGCGGAACGAGGTGCAGGCCATGTTGAGCATCAGGCGCAGCGACAGCGCCGGCGAGGTGCCGGGGTTGAGGTCGCTGGCCACCGCCATGGCCACACCGTGGCGGCGCAGGGCCTCGATGGGTGGCAGCCGGGTCTCGCGCAGCAGGTAGAAGGCGCCGGGCAGCAGTACGGCGACGGTGCCGGCGGCGGCCATGGCGATGGCGTCTTCCTCGGTCATGTACTCCAGGTGGTCGGCCGACAGCGCGCCATAGCGCGCCGCCAGGCTGGAGCCGTGCAGCGACGACAGCTGCTCGGCGTGCAGCTTGACCGGCAGGCCCAGCCCGCGCGCGGCCTGGAACACCCGCTCGACCTGGGCCGGGGAGAAGGCCAGGTGCTCGCAGAAGGCATCCACCGCATCCACCAGGCCTTCACCGGCCAGTTGCGGCAGGATCTCGGTGCATACCCGCTCGATGTAGTCATCGGCGCGCCCGGCGTATTCCGGTGGCAGCGCATGGGCGGCCAGGCAGGTGGTGGTCACCGTCAGCGGCAGCGCTTCGGCGAGGCGCCGGGCGACCCGCAGCATCTTGCGCTCGCTGGCCAGGTCCAGGCCGTAGCCGGATTTCACCTCCAGGGTGGTGACGCCGTCGCGCAGCAGCTGCCGGGCGCGTGTCACCGCGCTGGCCAGCAACTCATCCTCGCTGGCCTCGCGGGTGGCGCGCACGGTGCTGGCGATGCCACCGCCCTTGGCGGCGATCTCGGCGTAGCTGACACCCTCCAGGCGCTGTTCGAACTCGGCGCTGCGGTCGCCGCCGAACACCAGGTGGGTGTGGCAGTCGATCAGCCCCGGGGTGACCCAGGCGCCGCCCAGGTCGATGCGCTCGGCGCCCGTGGTGTCGGGCGCCTCGGCCAGCGGACCGACCCAGCGGATCAGCTCGCCGTCGGTGAGCAGGGCCCCGTCCTCGATCATCGAGTAGCGCCCGCCCTGCAGGGTGGCGAGACGGCAGCCGTGCCAGAACCTCTTCATTGCAATCCTCCTGTCCGTGTGGAAACCGTTTCCAAAGCCGGCCCGTCGCGCAGCAGCGCCACGGCCGAACCGATGTCGGGGGCCAGCCAGCGGTCCTCCTCGTAGGCGGGCACCCGCTCACGCAACAGCGCCCGGGCGGCCGCAGTGCCGGCACCGGTGGCCAGCTCGCCGAGAAACTCCTGGGCCTGGGCGGCCAGTAGGTACTCGATGGCCAGTATCTGCCGGCAGTTGCCCAGGGCGCGGCCGAGCTTCAGCGCGGCGCTGGTGCCCAGGCTGAGGTGGTCTTCCTGCAGGCCGGAGGTGACGAAGTTGTCCACCACCGCCGGCTGCGCCAGGTGGCGGTTCTCGCCGGCCAGGGCGGCGGCCACGTACTGCAGGATCATCATCCCCGAGTTGACCCCGGGCCGGCTGACGAGGAAGGCCGGCAGGCCGCTGACCAGCGGGTTGACCAGGCGATCCAGGCGCCGCTCGGCGATGCCGCCCAACTCGGCCACGGCTATGGCCAGCAGGTCGGCGGCCATGGCCACGGACTCGCCGTGGGGGTTGGCCTGGGAGATCACCCGGTAGTGGTCCGGCGTGCCCAGCACCAGCGGGTTGTCGTTGGCGGAATTGAGCTCGGTCTCCACCTGGCGCGCGGCGTGGTCGAACTGGTCGCGGCAGGCGCCGTGCACCTGGGGGATCGAGCGGATGCTCAGGGCGTCCTGGGTGCGCAGGCCCTGGCTGGCGGCGATCACCTCGCTGCCGGCGAGCAGCGCGCGCAGGTTGGCGCCGACCTTCTGCATGCCTGGGTGCGGCTTGAGTTCGAGTATCGCCGGGTCGAAAGCGGCGAGCTGGCCGCGCAGGGCCTCGAAGCTCATGGCGCCGATCACGTCGGCCCAGCGCAGCAGGTGCTCCAGGTCGGCCAGGGCCAGGCAGGCCAGGCCGGTCATGCAGGGCAGGCCGTTGACCAGGCAGAGCCCGTCCTTGGCGCCCAGCTGCAGCGGTTGCAGCCCTTCGGCGGCCAGCGCCTGGGCGGCCGGCACCACGACACCGCGATGGCTCACCTCGCCGACGCCCAGCAGGGCGATGCCGACATGGGCCATGTGGGTCAGGTAGCCCACCGAGCCCTGGGACGGCACGCACGGGGTGATGCCGCGGTTGAGCAGGTTGAGCAGCCCTTCCACCACCTGCGGCTGCAGCCCGGACTTGCCCTGGCTGTAGTTGGCGATGGCGCAGCAGATGATGGCGCGGGTCTGCTCGTCCTCCAGCACCGGGCCGACGCCGCAGGCGTGGCTGAGCAGGGTGTTGCGCGACAGCGCGGCGAGCTGGTCGCCCTCCAGCAGGATGTCGCTCAGGGCCCCCAGGCCGGTGCTGATGCCATAGGCGCGCTCGCCACGCTCGACGATGCGGCGGACGATGGCGTGGGCGTTGTCGATGCGCGCCCAGGCTGCCGGGGCCAGCTCCAGGCGCCGGCCGTCACGGGCCACATCGACCACGTCGCGCCAGCGCAGCGGGCCGTTGCCGAAGACGGTGGTTTCAAGGGTGGTGCTGCTGGTCTTCACGGTATCCATGCCGCCCTCACAGGTTGGCCACACGGCGCTGGACGAAACGGTCGACGTAGTCGTCAGCAGGCTGGTGGAGGATTTCACGGGGCGCGCCGACCTGGATCAGCTGGCCGTCCTTGAGGATGGCGATGCGGTTGCCGATACGCACCGCCTCGTCGAGGTCGTGGGTGATGAAGACGATGGTCTTGTTCAGGCCCTTCTGCAGCTCCAGCAACTGGTCCTGCATGTCGGCGCGGATCAGCGGGTCGAGGGCGCTGAAGGCTTCGTCCATGAGGATGATGTCGGTGTCCGCCGCCAGCGCCCGGGCCAGGCCCACGCGCTGGCGCATACCGCCGGACAGCTGGTGCGGGTAGGACTTCTCGTAGCCGGCCAGGCCGACCGTGGTGATCCAGTGCTGGGCGCGCTCCTGGCACTGCGCCTTGCTCTCGCCGCGCACCTTGAGGCCATAGGCGACGTTGTCCAGCACGCTCTTGTGCGGCAGCAGGCCGAAGCTCTGGAACACCATGCTGATCTTGCGCCGACGGAAGTCGCGCAGGGCCTGCATGTCGTAGCGCAGGATGTCCTCGTCATCCACCAGGATCTCGCCGCTGGTGGGGTCGATCAGGCGGTTGAAGTGGCGCACCAGGGTGGATTTTCCCGAGCCGGACAGCCCCATGATGACGAAGATTTCCCCCGCCTCGATGGACAGCGACAGGTCGTTGACCCCCACCACGCAGCCGGTGGCAGCCAGCACCTCGGCCTTGCTGCGCCCCTGGCGGATCAGCGCCATGGCCTCCTCGGCGCGCGGCCCGAAGATCTTGTAGACGTTCTTCACCTGGATCTTGCTCATTGGCTGGCCTCGTGGCGGGAGCGGCCGTAGGCCTGGGTGATGCGGTCGAAGACCACGGCGAGGATGACGATGGCCAGGCCGGCCTCCAGGCCCTTGCCGACGTTGAGCGTCTGGATGCCGATGAGCACGTCCTCGCCCAGGCCACGGGCCCCGATCATGGAGGCGATCACCACCATCGACAGCGCCATCATGGTGGTCTGGTTGACCCCGGCCATGATGCTCGGCAGCGCCAGCGGCAACTGCACGCCGAACAGCTGCTGCCAGCGGTTGGCGCCGAAGGCGTTGACCGCCTCCATCACCTCGCCGTCCACCTGGCGTATCCCCAGGTCGGTGAGGCGGATCAGCGGCGGCGCGGCGTAGATCACCGTGGCGAAGATGGCCGGCACCTTGCCCAGGCCGAAGAGCATCAGCACCGGGATCAGGTACACGAAGCTGGGCATGGTCTGCATGATGTCCAGCAGCGGCATCAGCAGCGCCCGCAGGCGGTTGCTGCGCGCCGAGAGAATGCCCAGCGGGATGCCGATCAGCACCGAGATGAAGGTGGCCACCAGCATCAGCGCCAAGGTCTGCATGAGCTTGTCCCAGAGCCCCACCGCGCCCACCAGGAACAGCAGGCCGGTGATCACCAGGGTCGGCAGGACGCGGCGGGTGGCGTGCCAGGCGATGCCCGCCACCAGCGCCAGCATCAGCCACCAGGGCGTGGCGCGCAGCAGCCACTCCAGGTTGACGATGGCCCACAGCAGGGTGTCGGAGATGTGCCGGAACACATCCCCGTAGTTGGTCACCAGCGCATCGACCCAGCCATTGACCCAGTCGGCGATGGAAAATGTGAAGCGTTCGGGAAACATCGGGAGCTCTCCGGATGAGTGGATGCGCGAGTGCCGTCAGGCGTCAGAGCGATGCGTCGACCTTCTTCGCCGCGTCCTCGCTGACCCAGGCGTGCCAGATTTCCGGGTGCTCCTTGAGGAAGGCCTTGGCCAGCTTGTCCGAGGCGATCTTCTCCTTGGCCATGCGTGCCAGGTTCTGGTTCAGCAGGTCGATGGGCAGGTTGACCTTCTTGAGCATCTCCACCAGTTCGGGCGCCTCGTCGTGGAAGACCTTCGACAGGCCCACCTGGATGGTCACGCGCTTGTCGACGCCGGGCTTCTCGTCCAGCTTCACCAGGTCGGCCTGGCCCATCAGCGGCGTCGGCGACCAGTAGTAGAAGAGGATAGGCTCGCCACGGCGGTAGCTGGACAGCACCGCGGCATCCAGCGCCGGGCCGGTGCCGGGGCGGAAGTTGGTGAATGTGTCTTCGAGGCCGTAGTCCTTGAGCATCTCGCTGTTTTCCAGCTCGCAGGTCCAGCCGGCCGGGCAGTTGTAGAAGCGCCCCTTGGACGGCTCTTCCGGGTCGCGGAACAGCTCGGCGTACTGACCCAGGTCGGCGATGGCCTTGAGCGTCGGCGCCTTGGCTTCCAGGCCGCGCTTGGCGTCACCCTCCACCAGGTAACGCGGCACGTACCAGCCTTCCACGGCACCGACGATCGGTGCGCCCACGCCCACCACCTTGCCGGCCTTCTCGGCCTTGTTCCAGGCGTCGCTGCGGCCGATCCACTCCTCGGCGAAGATCTGGATGTCGTTGTTGCCCAGGGCCTGCTCCATGGTGATGGAGTTGCCCGGCAGGCTGTCGGTCTCGCAGCCGTAGCCTTGCTTGAGGATGACCTGCAGCAGGTCGGTGAGCAGCATGCCGCTCTCCCAGTTGAGGCCGGCGAACTTCACCGGTTTGCCGGCTCCGCACCAGCTTTCGGCCTGGGCGGTCCCATGGCCCGCCAGCAGCCCCACGGCACACACCAGGCCCAGCATTTTCTTGTTGAATCGCATGTTCCGACGCTCCTTGAACTTGGTAAGGGTTAAGGCAGAGCAAATGCCCGGAGGGCAGGCCATCGGTTTCCGGGCAGGAAACCGGCAAGAGCCGGTTCCCGTACGTCGGCGACGACGAATTCTCGTGGATGGCGGGTACGCCCAGGCGCCCCGCTCATCCCGCGTACGACCACTCAGTCATCCAGACTCAACACGGGCGGCATCTCCTGCCGCCCCTCACCAGCGCCCGGCCGCACCCAGATGAACCAGGCGATGACCAGCAGGGCGATCCACACCGCGCCTACCTGCAGCGCGGCCTCACAGCGGTCACCGCTCCAGGCGGTGACCTGACGGATTGAAGTCCCCCTCTACAGCACCATCGCCGCCACCCAGCCGAAGGCCAGCAAAGGCAGGTTGAAGTGCAGGAAAGTCGGTATCACGGTGCCCCATATGTGATCGTGCTGGCCGTCGGCAGCCAGCCCAGCCGTCGGCCCCAACGTGGAGTCGGAGGCTGGCGACCCCGCATCGCCCAGGGCCGCAGCGGTGCCCACCAGGGACAGGGTCGCCAGAGGCGAGAAGCCGAAGCCTATCGCCAGTGGCACGTAGATGGCGGCGATGATCGGCACGGTGGAAAAGGACGAGCCGATGCCCATGGTGATCAGCAGCCCTACCAACAGCATCATGAACGCAGCCAGGGCGCGGTTGCCGCCCACCAGTTCGGCGGAATGGGCCACCAGGGACTGGATTTCACCGGTGGCCTTCATCACCCCGGCGAACCCCGAGGCGGCGATCATGATGAAGCCCACCAGGGCCATCAGCCGCATGCCCTGGAGGAAGACCCCGTCCTGTTCGTTCCAGCGGATCACCCCGCTCATGGACACCAGCGAGAACCCCACCAGGCCGCCAAACACCATCGAGCCGGTCCAGAGCTGCACCACCAGGGCCAGTACCAGCGCCAGCAGCACCATCGTCAACTGCCGGCGAGACAGGCGCGCCGGGGCCTCGCCCTCCTCCCCCGCCACCGGCCGGTCGGCATAAACGCGAGGCTGGCGATAGCTCCAGAGCAGCGCCAGTAGCAGGCCGAACACCATGCCAAGCGCCGGGATCAGCATGGCAACCGGCGCCATCTCGCGGGACACCAACTGGCCACTGCCGGCACCGTTGATGTTGGCCACCAGGATGTCGTTGAGAAAGATCGAGCCGAAGCCCAACGGCAAGGTCATGTAGGTGGTCGTGATGGCGAAGGTGATCGCGCATGCCACCGCCCGGCGATCCAGTTGCAGGCGGTTCATCACGTGCAGCAGGGGCGGCACCAGCAGCGGGATGAAGGCGATGTGCACCGGCACCAGGGTCTGCGAGGCGATGCCCGCCAGCACCATGGACAGCAGGATGGCCCATTTGATGAAGCGCCCGCCGCCCTCGCCCAGCCGGTCGGTGAGGTTGGCGGACAAGCGTTGGGACAGGCCGGTACGGGACAACGCGATGGCGAAGGCCCCCAGCGTCGCGTAGGCCAGGGCCACGGGGGCGCCGCCGCCCAGGCCTTCGTTGAAGGACTTCACCACGGTTTCCATCGGCAGGCCGGCGAACAGCCCGCCCACCAGCGCCGAGGCGATCAGGGCGAAGACCACCGAGACCCTCAGCATGCACAGTGCAACCATGACCAGTACGGCCAGGATGATCGCGTTCATAACCACTCCTTGTTCTTGTTGTGTCAGGCGGGCCGAGCGCACGGCCCGCTGGGGTGAGTTCAGAGGCTCGGCAGCAGGCCCTCCGGCATCAGCGCATTGAGGCAACCGCTGGCCAGCAGCGCGCTGGCGGCCTCGATGTCCGGGGCGAAGAAACGGTCCTCCTGGTAGTAGGGCACCTGGCCGCGCAGCAGGGCGCGGGCCTCTTCCAGCTTCGGCGAGCTCTTCAGCCCTTCGCGGAAGTCCAGGCCCTGGCAGGCGCCCAGCCACTCCACGGCGAGGATGCCGCGCACGTTCTCGGCCATGGCCCAGAGGCGCTTGCCGGCGTTCGGCGCCATGGAGACGTGGTCTTCCTGGTTGGCCGATGTGGGCAGGCTGTCGACGCTGTGCGGATGGGCCAGCGCCTTGTTGTCGCTGGCCAGGGCGGCAGCGGTGACCTGGGCGATCATGAAGCCCGAGTTGACCCCGCCGTTGGCCACCAGGAAGGGCGGCAGCTGCGACATGTGCTTGTCCATCATCAGCGAGATGCGCCGCTCGGACAGCGAGCCGATCTCGGCGATGGCCAGGGCCAGGTTGTCGGCGACCAGGGCCACGGGCTCGGCGTGGAAGTTGCCACCGGAGACCACGTCACCCTGCTCGGCGAACACCAGCGGGTTGTCGGATACGGCGTTGGCCTCCACCTCCAGAACCTCGGCGGCCTGGCGCATCTGGGTCAGGCAGGCGCCCATCACCTGCGGCTGGCAGCGCAGGGAGTACGGGTCCTGCACTTTGTCGCACTGGGCGTGGGAGCGGGCCACCTCGCTGCTCTCGGTGAGCAGCGCGCGGTAGGCGGCGGCGGCGTCGATCTGCCCGCGCTGGCCACGGGCGGCATGGATGCGCGCATCGAAGGGCGCCCGCGAGCCAAGCATGGCCTCGACGCTGAGCCCGCCACAGACGGCGGCGGCGGCGAACAGGTCCTCGGCCTCGAACAGCCCGCGCAACGCGTAGGCGGTGGACGCCTGGGTGCCGTTGAGCAGGGCCAGGCCCTCCTTGGCGGCCAGGGTCAGCGGCTCCAGCCCGGCGATGGCCAGGGCCTCGGCGGCCGGCAGCCACTGCCCCTTGTGGCGCGCGCGGCTCTCGCCGAGCAACAGCAGGGACATGTGCGCCAGGGGGGCGAGGTCGCCGGAGGCGCCCACCGAGCCCTTGAGCGGGATGTGCGGGTAGACCTCGGCGTTGATCAGCGCGATCAGCGCGTCGATCACCTTGCGGCGGATGCCGGAGAAACCACGGGCCAGGCTGTTGACCTTGAGCAGCATGATCATCCGCACCAGGGCGTCGTCCAGCGGCTCGCCGACACCGGCGGCGTGGGACAGCACCAGGGAGCGCTGCAGCTTCTCCAGGTCCTCGCGGGCGATGCGGGTGGAGGCCAGCAGGCCGAAGCCGGTGTTGATGCCGTAGGCGGTACGGTCCTCGGCGATGATCCGCTCGACGCAGGCGACGCTGGCCTCGATGGGCGCGTCGGCGCTGGCGTCCAGGCTCACGCGCACCGGCCCGAGATGGACCTGGCGCAGTTGGGCCAGGGTCAGTCGGCCGGGGTGCAGATGGAGGTCGAACATGCTCATTCCCCCTTGCCGATCATCGGCAGGTTGAGGCCCTGCTCGCGGGCGCAGTCAATGGCGATCGGGTAGCCGGCGTCGGCATGGCGCATCACGCCGGTGCCCGGGTCGTTGGTCAGCACGCGGGCGATGCGCGCGGCGGCTTCGTCGGTGCCATCGCAGACGACGACCATCCCCGAGTGCTGGGAGAAGCCCATGCCCACGCCACCGCCGTGGTGCAGCGACACCCAGGTGGCGCCGCTGGCGGTGTTCAGCAAGGCGTTGAGCAGCGGCCAGTCGGACACGGCGTCGGAGCCGTCCTGCATGGCTTCGGTCTCGCGGTTGGGGCTTGCGACCGAGCCGGAATCGAGGTGGTCGCGACCGATGACGATGGGCGCCGACAGCTCGCCGCTGCGCACCATCTCGTTGAACGCCAGGCCCAGCTTGGCGCGCTGGCCCAGGCCGACCCAGCAGATGCGCGCCGGCAGGCCCTGGAAGGCGATGCGTTCGCGGGCCATGTCCAGCCAGCGGTGCAGGTGGGCATCGTCGGGGATCAGCTCCTTCACCTTGGCGTCGGTCTTGTAGATGTCCTGCGGGTCACCGGAGAGCGCCGCCCAACGGAAGGGGCCGACGCCGCGGCAGAACAGCGGGCGGATATAGGCCGGGACGAAGCCGGGGAAGTCGAAGGCGTTGGCCACACCCTCCTCCTTGGCCATCTGACGGATGTTGTTGCCGTAGTCGAAGGTGGGGATGCCCTGCTTCTGGAAGTCGAGCATGGCCTGCACGTGCACGGCCATGGACTGCTTGGCGGCCTTGACCACGGCAGCGGGTTCGCTCTGCGCGCGGTCGCGGTACTCCTCCCAGGCCCAGCCGGCCGGCAGGTAGCCGTTGAGCGGGTCGTGGGCGCTGGTCTGGTCGGTGACCATGTCCGGGCGCACGCCACGGCGCACCAGCTCAGGGAGGATCTCGGCGGCGTTGCCGTGCAGGGCGATGGAGATGGCGCGGCCTTCGGCAGTGTATTTGGCGATCCGCGCCAGGGCGTCGTCGAGGTCACTGGCCTGCTCGTCGACGTAGCGGGTCTTCAGACGGAAGTCGATGCGGCTCTGCTGGCATTCGATGTTCAGCGAGCAGGCGCCGGCCAGGGTCGCCGCCAGGGGCTGGGCGCCGCCCATGCCGCCGAGGCCGGCGGTGAGTACCCAGCGACCGGCGAGCTTGCCGTCGTAGTGCTGGCGGCCCGCCTCGACGAAGGTTTCATAGGTGCCCTGGACGATGCCCTGGCTGCCGATGTAGATCCACGAGCCGGCGGTCATCTGGCCGTACATGGCCAGGCCCTTGGCATCCAGTTCGTTGAAGTGTTCCCAGGTCGCCCAGTGCGGCACCAGGTTGGAGTTGGCGATCAGTACGCGCGGGGCGTTGGCGTGGGTCTTGAACACCCCGACCGGCTTGCCGGACTGCACCAGCAGGGTCTCGTCCTCGTTCAGTTCCTTGAGGGTGCGGACGATGGCGTCGTAGCACTCCCAGTTGCGCGCGGCACGGCCGATGCCGCCGTACACCACCAGCTCCTTGGGGTTCTCGGCCACTTCCGGGTCCAGGTTGTTCATCAGCATGCGCAGCGGCGCTTCGGTCAGCCAGCTCTTGGCGTTGAGCTGGGTACCGCGCGGGGCGCGGATCTCGACATCACGGAATTTGGTCATGGCAGGCTCCTGGGAGGCGTGGGGTGCAGAGGGACGGGAATCGTGCCCGGATATCTACACACATATGAACTTGTACATACAAGCATATGCAAGTGAAAGGCCAGTTCACTGAGGTACGCCTCACTGCGTCGCAAGGAACCGCTGTACGCCGCGAATGACGGGGCCCAGAGCAAACGCGAAATGTTCGGGGGTGGACCGCAAGGAAGGTAGCCGACCTGTTACCGGGTCGCTTTCCTGGGGCAAAGAGCCTCCTTCGGCGCACGGTAATGGGGCATTCGGTAACGCGGCGGGGAAAGGGGGGGAAATACAGGTGGAGCCGGGCGATGTTCCGCCGAGGCACGAAAGCGGGACCAGGCCATGAACCGTTGGGCCTCGCTGCGCTCGGCGCCGACCTACGGCATCGAGTCCAACGTGGAGAACAAGGGGATCAGCGCGGTTGCAGCTCGATCAGGCAGCAATCCACCACGGCCAGCGCATCGAGCACCAGCTCGCGCAGCGTGCCATTCCCTTCCAGGTGCAGGCAGTCATGGCGACCGAGGTGCAGTGTTTCGCCCCCGTCCAGGCGCACTTCCAGCCCTTCGCCGGCGCTGAACAGCAGCAGGGTGTCGGCGGCGCTGAACAGGCGTAGCGGCCCGTTGACGCGCTGCCACTGCAGGCGGCCGGCGAAGCGCTGCGGGGCATAGATGAGGTTGAAGTCGCGGATGGCGCCGCCCAGCAGCTCGCACTGCACGCGACTGCCGCCGTCGAAGGCGAAGGCGTCACCGGCCGTCAGCTCGCGGGACGGGACGTCGTCCACCACCAGGCGCATGCCGGCACCCTCCAGCACGGTGATGACGCGCTGGTAACCGGTGAAGGCGGAAAAGGGCCCGGGCTGGCCGACATCGGCGATAGACAGGCGCCAGCCGAAACCGTCGAGGTCGGCGCCGCCGTCGCGGAGGATCTCCTGGGTGGAGCCGGCGCCGTTCTTCCACGGCATGCGCGGGTAATCGGCGGCGCGCAGCACGCGGGGCATGCTCATGAGCCGAACCGCCCTTCGAGGCGGTAGCGCGAGCCCGGGTAGAGCAGGCGCGCGCTGGTGACGGTATTGCGGCCCGACCAGGTGCGGCGGCGGATCAGCAGGCAGGGTTCGCTGCGCTCGATCAGCAGCAGGCGGCACTCGTCGGCGTCGGCGAGGATCGCCTCGACCACGTGCTCGCCCTCGGTGAGCGGCGCCACCTGGGACAGGTAGGCGTGGGGCGTCTGCTGGGTGAAGTCCTGCTTGAGGTAGTCCGGCGCCACCGAGGCGTTGACGTAGCGGTCCTCGATCTGCACCGGCACGTCGTTCTCGTAATGCACGATGAGCGAATGGAACACCCGCTGCCCCTCGCGCACGTCCAGTGCCAGGGCACGCTCGGAGCCGGCCAGTTCCTCGCCCAGGGCGATCACTTCGCAGCGGTGCGCATGGCCCCGCGCAGTGATTTCCTCGGCGATGTTGTGCACCTCGAACAGTGCCGCCTGGCCCTTGGGCTCGGCGACGAAGGTGCCGACGCCCTGCATGCGCACCAGGTAGCCGTCGGCAGTCAGCTCGCGCAGGGCGCGGTTGACGGTCATGCGGCTGACGCCCAACTCGTTGACCAGCTCGCTCTCGGAGGGCACGCGATGGTGCGGCGGCCAGGTGCCGTCGTCGATCTGCCGGCAGATCATCTGCTTGACCCGTGCGTAGAGCGGCGCAGGCGCCTCGCCGGGCTGGACGGCGAAGGACGGGATATC includes the following:
- the hutU gene encoding urocanate hydratase; translation: MTKFRDVEIRAPRGTQLNAKSWLTEAPLRMLMNNLDPEVAENPKELVVYGGIGRAARNWECYDAIVRTLKELNEDETLLVQSGKPVGVFKTHANAPRVLIANSNLVPHWATWEHFNELDAKGLAMYGQMTAGSWIYIGSQGIVQGTYETFVEAGRQHYDGKLAGRWVLTAGLGGMGGAQPLAATLAGACSLNIECQQSRIDFRLKTRYVDEQASDLDDALARIAKYTAEGRAISIALHGNAAEILPELVRRGVRPDMVTDQTSAHDPLNGYLPAGWAWEEYRDRAQSEPAAVVKAAKQSMAVHVQAMLDFQKQGIPTFDYGNNIRQMAKEEGVANAFDFPGFVPAYIRPLFCRGVGPFRWAALSGDPQDIYKTDAKVKELIPDDAHLHRWLDMARERIAFQGLPARICWVGLGQRAKLGLAFNEMVRSGELSAPIVIGRDHLDSGSVASPNRETEAMQDGSDAVSDWPLLNALLNTASGATWVSLHHGGGVGMGFSQHSGMVVVCDGTDEAAARIARVLTNDPGTGVMRHADAGYPIAIDCAREQGLNLPMIGKGE
- the hutC gene encoding histidine utilization repressor, whose protein sequence is MPNPPVDIPSFAVQPGEAPAPLYARVKQMICRQIDDGTWPPHHRVPSESELVNELGVSRMTVNRALRELTADGYLVRMQGVGTFVAEPKGQAALFEVHNIAEEITARGHAHRCEVIALGEELAGSERALALDVREGQRVFHSLIVHYENDVPVQIEDRYVNASVAPDYLKQDFTQQTPHAYLSQVAPLTEGEHVVEAILADADECRLLLIERSEPCLLIRRRTWSGRNTVTSARLLYPGSRYRLEGRFGS
- a CDS encoding HutD/Ves family protein; amino-acid sequence: MSMPRVLRAADYPRMPWKNGAGSTQEILRDGGADLDGFGWRLSIADVGQPGPFSAFTGYQRVITVLEGAGMRLVVDDVPSRELTAGDAFAFDGGSRVQCELLGGAIRDFNLIYAPQRFAGRLQWQRVNGPLRLFSAADTLLLFSAGEGLEVRLDGGETLHLGRHDCLHLEGNGTLRELVLDALAVVDCCLIELQPR
- a CDS encoding Na+/H+ antiporter family protein is translated as MNAIILAVLVMVALCMLRVSVVFALIASALVGGLFAGLPMETVVKSFNEGLGGGAPVALAYATLGAFAIALSRTGLSQRLSANLTDRLGEGGGRFIKWAILLSMVLAGIASQTLVPVHIAFIPLLVPPLLHVMNRLQLDRRAVACAITFAITTTYMTLPLGFGSIFLNDILVANINGAGSGQLVSREMAPVAMLIPALGMVFGLLLALLWSYRQPRVYADRPVAGEEGEAPARLSRRQLTMVLLALVLALVVQLWTGSMVFGGLVGFSLVSMSGVIRWNEQDGVFLQGMRLMALVGFIMIAASGFAGVMKATGEIQSLVAHSAELVGGNRALAAFMMLLVGLLITMGIGSSFSTVPIIAAIYVPLAIGFGFSPLATLSLVGTAAALGDAGSPASDSTLGPTAGLAADGQHDHIWGTVIPTFLHFNLPLLAFGWVAAMVL
- the hutH gene encoding histidine ammonia-lyase; the encoded protein is MFDLHLHPGRLTLAQLRQVHLGPVRVSLDASADAPIEASVACVERIIAEDRTAYGINTGFGLLASTRIAREDLEKLQRSLVLSHAAGVGEPLDDALVRMIMLLKVNSLARGFSGIRRKVIDALIALINAEVYPHIPLKGSVGASGDLAPLAHMSLLLLGESRARHKGQWLPAAEALAIAGLEPLTLAAKEGLALLNGTQASTAYALRGLFEAEDLFAAAAVCGGLSVEAMLGSRAPFDARIHAARGQRGQIDAAAAYRALLTESSEVARSHAQCDKVQDPYSLRCQPQVMGACLTQMRQAAEVLEVEANAVSDNPLVFAEQGDVVSGGNFHAEPVALVADNLALAIAEIGSLSERRISLMMDKHMSQLPPFLVANGGVNSGFMIAQVTAAALASDNKALAHPHSVDSLPTSANQEDHVSMAPNAGKRLWAMAENVRGILAVEWLGACQGLDFREGLKSSPKLEEARALLRGQVPYYQEDRFFAPDIEAASALLASGCLNALMPEGLLPSL